In Zunongwangia profunda SM-A87, the following proteins share a genomic window:
- a CDS encoding IMPACT family protein yields the protein MKDTYKTITKASEEVLFKDRNSKFFGYAFPVKNEEEANLYLEELKSKHHKARHWCYAWQTGKEEQDIYYRANDDGEPSNSAGMPIYGQIQSFEVTNVLIVVVRYFGGVKLGVGGLINAYKTAAQMALENSNIVERTIDEVFEVSFDYPEMNIVMRLIKEYNLNIVEQKLELDCKIYLSVRKKEAEAIFDKFNTTYKVGIKRVDS from the coding sequence ATGAAGGACACTTACAAAACCATAACCAAAGCCTCAGAAGAAGTATTATTTAAAGACCGAAACTCAAAGTTTTTTGGTTATGCCTTTCCTGTCAAAAATGAAGAGGAGGCTAATCTGTATCTGGAAGAATTAAAGTCTAAACATCACAAAGCAAGGCACTGGTGTTATGCCTGGCAAACAGGGAAGGAAGAACAGGATATTTATTATCGTGCTAATGACGATGGCGAACCATCCAACTCGGCAGGGATGCCAATTTACGGGCAAATACAGTCTTTTGAAGTAACGAATGTACTTATTGTTGTGGTTCGTTATTTTGGTGGCGTAAAATTAGGTGTTGGCGGACTTATAAATGCTTACAAAACTGCCGCCCAAATGGCGCTGGAAAACTCAAATATCGTAGAACGTACAATTGACGAAGTTTTTGAAGTTTCTTTTGATTATCCTGAAATGAATATCGTAATGCGGCTCATCAAAGAATATAACCTAAATATTGTTGAACAAAAACTGGAATTAGATTGCAAAATCTATCTATCAGTCCGTAAAAAAGAAGCCGAAGCGATATTTGATAAATTCAATACTACTTATAAAGTAGGAATAAAAAGAGTAGACAGTTAA
- a CDS encoding DUF748 domain-containing protein: MSSKRKRRHLKKKRYIAPVIILGALIVFRLFLPLIVKNYVNKTLNNIPGYHGHVEDIDIALWRGAYTIDSLVLIKENAENETPLLDFPETDISIEWKSLLKGKVVSEIEMHSPKFNYIFEDQQDTTAVENPKTEDWTKALTDLVPIDINHLQVYNGTANFVQLSSDPQIDMFMQKVNLQATNLSNVINNEKPLPSNIQATAVSIGGGNVKLHGNMNLLKEIPDMDIDFSLQKARATGINDLIQRYAGVDFESGTFELYSEIAINDAYLKGYIKPMFINTKLIGKDEEGGLFKKLWEGFVGVFKFILKNQGTDTLATKVPLEGDLKNVKTGVLPTVFNIFENAWINAFKNSVNEEINFEDAKQKK, translated from the coding sequence ATGAGTTCTAAAAGAAAAAGACGACATCTTAAAAAGAAGCGATATATCGCTCCGGTAATCATTTTAGGAGCTCTTATTGTTTTTCGTCTATTCCTGCCTCTTATCGTTAAAAATTACGTAAACAAAACGCTAAATAATATTCCCGGTTATCATGGCCATGTAGAAGATATTGATATTGCCTTATGGCGAGGTGCTTATACCATAGATTCTTTAGTATTAATAAAAGAAAATGCGGAAAATGAAACTCCCCTACTCGATTTTCCGGAAACTGATATTTCAATAGAATGGAAATCCCTGCTAAAAGGTAAGGTAGTAAGCGAAATTGAAATGCATAGTCCCAAATTTAATTATATTTTCGAAGATCAACAGGATACTACTGCTGTGGAAAATCCAAAAACCGAAGATTGGACAAAAGCCTTAACCGATCTTGTACCTATTGACATTAACCACCTTCAGGTATACAATGGCACGGCAAATTTCGTTCAGCTCTCCTCGGATCCTCAGATTGATATGTTTATGCAAAAAGTAAACTTACAGGCAACCAATCTTAGCAATGTAATCAACAATGAAAAGCCATTGCCATCAAACATTCAGGCTACCGCGGTTTCTATTGGAGGTGGGAATGTAAAGCTTCATGGCAATATGAACCTATTAAAGGAAATCCCTGATATGGATATTGATTTCTCCTTACAAAAAGCAAGAGCTACGGGAATTAATGATCTTATCCAACGCTATGCCGGTGTAGATTTTGAAAGCGGAACTTTTGAGCTTTACAGCGAAATTGCCATAAATGATGCCTACCTGAAAGGTTATATTAAACCCATGTTTATTAATACTAAACTTATTGGAAAAGATGAAGAAGGCGGACTTTTCAAAAAGCTCTGGGAAGGATTTGTTGGAGTTTTTAAATTTATCCTTAAAAATCAGGGCACAGATACTTTAGCAACAAAAGTACCACTAGAAGGAGATCTTAAAAATGTAAAAACAGGAGTTTTACCTACCGTATTCAATATTTTTGAAAATGCATGGATTAATGCATTTAAAAATAGCGTGAATGAAGAAATTAATTTCGAGGATGCAAAACAGAAGAAATAA
- the mltG gene encoding endolytic transglycosylase MltG — MYIKKIVVAIAVLGLVAVGGFSYYIYQTIFGINTAFSSNQKVVLIPTNSDYPAVLDSLKPLIKDLNSFNIVAEKKQYPNNIKAGRFILKKGMNNNEIINALRSQNMPVNVTFNNQERIEDLAGRVAAQIEADSLSLLEAMQSKDFLADNSFDDATALGMYIPNKYEFFWNTSAEEFRSRMKKEYDRFWTDTRLQRAEEIGLTPAQVITMASIVQKETAKVDERPRVAGVYMNRYKNGWKLDADPTVIYAIKEKTQNFDTIIKRVLYKDLELDSPYNTYKYATIPPGPISMPDISSIEAVLNYEDHDYFYFVANVENFGYHKFAKTLAQHNRNKQEYIRWINKKGIKR, encoded by the coding sequence ATGTACATTAAAAAAATAGTAGTAGCCATAGCAGTTTTAGGACTGGTGGCTGTAGGCGGATTTAGTTATTATATTTATCAAACCATTTTTGGAATAAACACTGCTTTTTCTTCGAACCAGAAAGTGGTCTTGATCCCAACAAATTCTGATTATCCAGCAGTGCTTGATAGTTTAAAACCGCTTATTAAAGACCTAAATAGTTTTAATATAGTTGCTGAAAAAAAGCAATACCCCAATAATATAAAAGCAGGAAGGTTTATTCTAAAAAAAGGAATGAATAATAACGAAATTATTAATGCTTTGCGTAGTCAAAATATGCCTGTAAATGTGACTTTCAATAATCAGGAGCGCATTGAGGATTTGGCGGGACGTGTGGCAGCTCAAATTGAAGCAGACAGTCTTAGTTTATTAGAAGCAATGCAAAGCAAGGATTTTCTTGCTGACAACAGTTTTGATGATGCTACTGCTTTGGGAATGTATATTCCCAATAAATATGAATTCTTCTGGAATACATCGGCTGAAGAGTTTAGAAGTCGTATGAAAAAGGAATACGATCGTTTTTGGACAGACACAAGATTGCAAAGAGCAGAAGAAATTGGTTTAACACCCGCACAGGTCATTACAATGGCTTCTATCGTCCAGAAAGAAACAGCAAAGGTAGACGAACGTCCAAGAGTAGCTGGAGTATATATGAATCGTTATAAAAACGGTTGGAAACTAGATGCTGATCCTACGGTAATTTATGCGATCAAAGAAAAAACTCAAAACTTTGATACGATCATAAAAAGGGTTCTTTATAAAGATTTAGAGCTGGATTCTCCTTATAATACTTATAAATATGCTACAATTCCGCCGGGTCCCATTAGTATGCCCGATATTTCTTCAATCGAAGCGGTATTAAATTACGAGGACCATGACTATTTCTATTTTGTAGCCAATGTTGAAAATTTTGGTTATCATAAATTCGCGAAGACCCTTGCCCAGCACAACCGTAACAAGCAGGAATATATACGGTGGATTAATAAAAAGGGGATAAAAAGGTAG
- a CDS encoding glyceraldehyde-3-phosphate dehydrogenase, translating into MSLNKVYERELAFQADRRRATVEFINIVSDLWYDKSIELVLFRNQLINKNVSDILNLHEYAGAFVQKPISIFDSVEIIKAIKDLNLPPAKLDIGKLTYEYHLEDQEYTNAMAFVSDKLNDAKDVEAVTPKDVVLYGFGRIGRLVARELMTKTGKGNQLRLRAIVTRDKISEEVLAKRASLLMNDSVHGEFAGTVSYSIEKSALIINDTTVHIISASNPEDIDYTKWGISEALIIDNTGAFRDKEALQRHLKSKGAAKILLTAPGKGIPNIVHGANHTLFKPEEHHIYSAASCTTNAITPVLKAIDESLGIIDGHLETIHAYTNDQNLVDNMHSKYRRGRAASLNMVITETGAGKAVAKCLPQLEGKLTSNAIRVPVPNGSLAILHLQVESQTSVEGVNSVLKKYALEGDLVEQIKFSIDNELVSSDIIGSSAPAIYDSKATIVANNGKNIVLYIWYDNEYGYSHQVIRLAKYIAKVRRYTYY; encoded by the coding sequence ATGAGCTTAAATAAAGTTTACGAAAGAGAACTTGCATTTCAGGCAGACCGAAGACGTGCCACCGTAGAATTTATTAATATAGTAAGTGACTTATGGTATGATAAATCTATCGAGCTCGTTCTTTTTAGAAATCAGCTTATCAATAAAAATGTTAGCGACATTTTAAACCTTCATGAATATGCAGGTGCTTTTGTACAAAAGCCGATCTCTATTTTCGATTCAGTTGAAATCATCAAAGCTATTAAAGACCTAAACCTTCCTCCTGCAAAATTAGACATTGGGAAACTTACTTATGAGTATCATTTAGAAGATCAAGAGTATACAAATGCCATGGCCTTTGTGTCTGATAAATTAAACGATGCTAAAGATGTAGAAGCAGTAACTCCTAAAGATGTAGTGCTTTATGGATTCGGAAGGATTGGACGCTTAGTTGCCCGCGAATTAATGACTAAAACCGGTAAAGGAAATCAATTAAGACTAAGAGCCATCGTTACTCGAGACAAAATATCTGAAGAAGTCTTAGCTAAAAGAGCTTCTCTTTTAATGAATGATTCGGTTCATGGTGAATTTGCAGGAACAGTTTCCTATAGTATTGAAAAATCTGCATTAATAATTAACGATACAACTGTACATATAATTAGCGCCTCTAATCCTGAGGATATAGATTACACCAAATGGGGTATCAGTGAGGCGTTGATTATCGACAATACTGGTGCTTTCAGAGATAAGGAAGCGCTACAACGACACTTGAAATCTAAAGGAGCAGCCAAGATCTTGCTTACCGCGCCGGGAAAAGGAATTCCGAATATCGTCCACGGGGCAAACCACACGTTATTTAAGCCAGAGGAACATCATATATACTCGGCAGCCAGCTGCACCACAAACGCGATTACTCCGGTTCTAAAAGCCATAGACGAATCTCTGGGAATTATTGACGGACATTTAGAAACCATTCACGCATATACAAACGATCAAAACCTGGTTGATAATATGCATAGTAAATATCGCCGTGGTCGCGCAGCCAGTTTAAATATGGTAATTACGGAAACCGGCGCCGGTAAAGCAGTAGCAAAATGTCTTCCGCAATTGGAAGGAAAATTAACTTCTAATGCGATACGTGTTCCTGTTCCTAACGGATCATTAGCTATTTTACATTTACAGGTGGAAAGTCAAACCTCTGTAGAAGGCGTAAATTCAGTCTTAAAAAAATATGCGCTGGAAGGTGATTTGGTTGAACAAATTAAGTTTTCGATAGATAACGAATTGGTTTCATCAGACATTATCGGTTCTTCAGCTCCCGCCATTTATGACAGCAAAGCAACTATTGTTGCAAACAATGGAAAAAATATCGTCTTATATATATGGTACGATAATGAGTATGGCTATAGTCATCAGGTAATCAGGCTAGCAAAGTATATTGCAAAAGTTAGGCGATATACTTACTACTAA
- a CDS encoding S1C family serine protease: MRKLASLLIVSILGGALTLGSYKLFFEEENVSFLQEKQDATQSLIQANYDANRTYGTNVDFTAAAEKTVHAVVHVKNVAVYSGPRSWADVMQGKTESSKALRGTGSGVIITPDGYIVTNNHVIDGANELEVTLNNNKTYKAKVIGTDAISDIALIKVEPEEDLEYIPFGNSNNTKVGEWVLAVGNPFNLKSTVTAGIISAKSRNLNPNATGQSFIQTDAAINPGNSGGALVNINGELIGINTAITSMTGSYVGYAFAVPSNNARKIVEDIMEYGDIQQGILGIRGSDFNRTPELSEEYGTTQGVYVSEVTSGSGAEKAGIKAKDVIRKIDNIKVNKFSDLTGYINTKRPNDTVNVTVLRNGVEKEIAVKLTKLSVTQLPIGLEVTNASKDELKFYQTENGVKISKTLSDQYAEEEFVGAIITEINGDKIYDIRDAEEAFKSLERGQGLTMTFIDKTGQKQRVIFR, encoded by the coding sequence ATGAGAAAATTAGCAAGTTTACTTATTGTTTCCATCCTGGGTGGAGCATTAACATTAGGTAGCTACAAGCTATTTTTTGAAGAAGAAAATGTTTCCTTCTTGCAAGAAAAGCAAGATGCTACCCAAAGCCTTATTCAAGCAAATTATGATGCCAATCGTACCTATGGTACCAATGTAGATTTTACTGCAGCTGCAGAGAAGACCGTACATGCTGTAGTTCATGTTAAAAATGTTGCGGTATACAGCGGCCCAAGAAGTTGGGCAGATGTAATGCAGGGAAAAACGGAGTCCAGCAAAGCCCTGCGCGGTACTGGATCTGGTGTAATTATCACCCCAGATGGCTACATTGTGACCAACAACCACGTAATCGATGGTGCTAACGAATTAGAGGTAACCTTAAATAACAACAAAACCTATAAGGCAAAAGTTATTGGTACCGATGCCATTTCAGACATTGCCTTAATTAAAGTGGAACCGGAAGAAGACCTTGAATATATTCCTTTTGGAAACTCGAACAATACAAAAGTTGGGGAATGGGTATTAGCCGTTGGTAATCCTTTTAATTTAAAATCGACTGTTACCGCTGGTATTATAAGCGCAAAATCCAGAAACTTGAATCCCAACGCAACAGGACAATCATTTATCCAGACCGATGCTGCAATTAATCCCGGAAACAGCGGGGGTGCCCTTGTAAATATTAACGGTGAATTAATAGGAATTAACACGGCCATCACTTCTATGACGGGTAGTTATGTAGGATATGCATTTGCAGTACCCTCTAATAATGCCAGAAAAATTGTAGAAGATATTATGGAATATGGGGATATCCAACAGGGAATTCTTGGTATTCGTGGAAGCGATTTCAACAGAACTCCAGAGCTTAGTGAAGAATATGGAACCACGCAGGGAGTTTATGTAAGTGAGGTAACTTCTGGAAGCGGAGCTGAAAAAGCCGGAATTAAAGCGAAAGATGTTATCAGAAAAATTGATAATATTAAGGTGAATAAATTCTCAGACCTTACTGGTTATATCAACACCAAACGGCCAAATGATACCGTAAATGTAACAGTATTAAGAAATGGTGTTGAAAAAGAAATCGCCGTAAAATTAACAAAACTTAGCGTTACGCAGCTCCCAATTGGTTTAGAAGTTACCAATGCTTCTAAAGACGAATTGAAGTTTTACCAAACCGAAAATGGTGTAAAAATTAGTAAAACATTGAGCGATCAATATGCTGAAGAAGAATTTGTAGGAGCAATTATTACAGAGATTAACGGCGATAAGATTTATGACATTCGCGATGCAGAAGAAGCTTTTAAATCTTTAGAAAGAGGACAGGGATTAACCATGACTTTTATAGATAAAACCGGCCAAAAGCAGCGTGTAATATTCAGATAG
- the dapF gene encoding diaminopimelate epimerase has translation MGLQFFKYQGTGNDFVMIDNRNNVVSKNDTKLINRLCDRKFGIGADGLILLEHPDVEGDDFKMVYFNADGNQSSMCGNGGRCLVAFAKMLGIIETQAKFTAIDGPHKAFIDKDNVVNLQMQNVSDIYQSGNIAFLDTGSPHHIVFTEDVKNLDVKEEGAAIRYSSDYKEKGTNVNFVEKTDEENTFIVRTYERGVEDETLACGTGVTAVAIAAHHSNRTKASEVKLQVPGGNLSVSFKSDGDSYSDVWLKGPAVLVFKGEIAC, from the coding sequence ATGGGACTTCAGTTTTTCAAATATCAGGGAACAGGTAACGATTTTGTAATGATTGATAATCGCAATAATGTAGTATCCAAAAACGATACCAAACTGATCAACAGGCTTTGTGACCGAAAATTTGGCATAGGGGCCGATGGCTTAATCCTTTTGGAACATCCCGATGTTGAAGGAGATGATTTTAAAATGGTTTATTTTAATGCAGATGGTAATCAAAGCAGTATGTGCGGTAACGGAGGTCGATGTTTGGTGGCTTTTGCAAAAATGCTTGGGATTATCGAAACCCAGGCGAAATTTACCGCTATTGATGGTCCTCATAAAGCCTTTATAGACAAGGACAATGTTGTGAATTTACAGATGCAAAACGTCTCTGATATATACCAATCTGGAAATATAGCTTTTCTGGATACCGGATCTCCACATCATATTGTCTTTACTGAAGATGTAAAAAATCTAGATGTAAAAGAAGAGGGAGCGGCTATACGTTATTCTAGCGATTATAAAGAAAAAGGGACAAATGTAAACTTTGTAGAAAAGACGGATGAAGAGAATACTTTTATCGTAAGGACTTATGAGCGTGGAGTAGAAGATGAAACTTTGGCTTGCGGCACCGGTGTAACTGCTGTTGCTATTGCCGCACATCATAGTAATCGTACCAAAGCCAGTGAGGTGAAATTACAGGTTCCGGGTGGTAATTTATCGGTAAGTTTTAAAAGCGATGGCGATAGTTATAGCGATGTCTGGCTTAAAGGACCTGCTGTGCTTGTTTTTAAAGGAGAGATAGCATGCTAA
- the dnaA gene encoding chromosomal replication initiator protein DnaA: MSKTAQSVWNSCLAFIKDNISPQAYKTWFEPIQAVKLTDCALSIQVPSKFFYEWLEEHYVKLLKVSLTRELGEKAKLVYVIKMENTYGNKLPFTEKIPSTQRANMTSQEVDVPVKNKNPELKNPFVIPGIRNVKIESQLNPSYNFENFLEGESNRLARSAGLAVANKPGGTSFNPLLIFGGVGLGKTHLAHAIGVEIKDKYPEKTVLYISAEKFTQQYIESVKKNNRNDFIHFYQIIDVLIVDDIQLLSGKAGTQDVFFHIFNHLHQNGKQVILTSDKAPVDMQDIEQRLLSRFKWGLSAELQHPDFETRVSIIKNKLYRDGVEMPEEIVEFLANNIKANIRELEGAIISLIAHSSFNKKDVTLELAKKIVDNYVKNTKREVSIDYIQKVVSDYFQMDVETLQSKTRKRHIVQARQLAMFFAKKFTKASLASIGSQIGSRDHATVLHACKTVDNLASTDKQFKKFVEDLNKKLTI, from the coding sequence ATGTCGAAAACTGCGCAATCAGTTTGGAATAGCTGTCTAGCTTTTATAAAAGATAACATTTCGCCGCAGGCCTATAAAACCTGGTTCGAGCCTATACAAGCAGTAAAACTTACCGATTGTGCATTAAGTATACAGGTACCGTCTAAGTTTTTCTATGAGTGGCTTGAAGAGCATTATGTTAAGCTTTTAAAAGTTAGCTTAACAAGAGAGCTTGGTGAAAAAGCAAAATTGGTGTACGTTATCAAAATGGAAAACACCTACGGTAATAAATTACCTTTTACCGAAAAAATTCCTAGTACACAACGAGCTAATATGACCTCACAGGAAGTGGATGTTCCTGTAAAGAATAAAAACCCGGAATTAAAAAATCCATTTGTCATCCCGGGCATTAGAAATGTAAAAATTGAATCACAATTAAACCCGAGTTATAACTTCGAAAATTTCCTTGAAGGTGAGTCCAATCGTCTGGCAAGATCTGCTGGTTTGGCCGTTGCTAATAAACCTGGAGGAACATCTTTTAATCCGCTTCTTATTTTTGGAGGCGTTGGTCTTGGAAAAACCCATTTAGCGCATGCCATTGGAGTTGAAATTAAAGACAAATACCCAGAGAAAACCGTCCTTTATATTTCTGCGGAAAAATTTACGCAACAATATATCGAATCTGTTAAAAAAAATAATAGAAATGACTTTATTCACTTCTATCAAATTATCGATGTTTTAATTGTAGATGACATTCAATTACTATCGGGTAAAGCAGGAACGCAGGATGTATTTTTCCACATATTCAACCATTTACATCAAAACGGAAAGCAGGTAATCCTTACCAGTGATAAGGCCCCTGTAGATATGCAGGATATTGAACAACGCTTGCTTTCTCGATTTAAATGGGGACTTTCAGCTGAATTGCAACATCCAGATTTTGAAACCCGCGTTTCTATCATTAAGAACAAACTTTATCGAGATGGTGTGGAAATGCCGGAAGAGATTGTTGAATTTTTAGCGAATAATATTAAAGCGAATATTCGCGAATTAGAAGGAGCTATTATTTCTTTAATCGCTCATTCTTCTTTCAATAAAAAAGATGTAACCTTAGAACTTGCGAAAAAAATCGTAGATAATTACGTTAAAAATACCAAGCGAGAGGTAAGCATAGATTACATTCAAAAAGTAGTAAGTGATTACTTCCAGATGGATGTGGAAACTTTGCAATCTAAAACAAGAAAGCGCCACATTGTACAGGCCAGGCAACTGGCAATGTTTTTTGCTAAAAAATTCACCAAAGCTTCTTTGGCCAGTATTGGTTCGCAAATAGGAAGCCGTGATCACGCAACGGTTTTACACGCTTGCAAAACAGTAGACAATCTTGCTTCTACAGATAAACAATTCAAGAAATTTGTAGAAGATCTCAATAAAAAATTAACGATTTAA
- a CDS encoding SAM-dependent methyltransferase gives MGQNFSFSGKLYLIPTTLGESNPIDVLPLTVKKHVERIDHYIAENEKTARRAIKKLVPQKKQQILKFKTLNKFTEITEIPNFLDACKEGFDMGLISEAGVPGVADPGAEIVKLAHQNGIQVVPLVGPSSILLAMMGSGMNGQSFSFNGYLPIDKKEKKQELKNLERISSEKNMAQVFIETPYRNNKLLEDLLQILHPTTRLCIACDLTLPTEFILSLSINEWKQKKVDLHKRPTIFVLQKD, from the coding sequence ATGGGACAAAACTTTTCATTTTCGGGAAAACTTTATTTAATTCCAACAACACTTGGTGAATCTAACCCCATAGATGTTTTGCCCTTAACGGTAAAAAAACACGTAGAGCGAATAGATCATTACATTGCTGAAAATGAAAAAACCGCCCGTAGAGCAATAAAAAAACTTGTTCCGCAGAAAAAACAACAAATTTTAAAGTTTAAAACGCTAAATAAATTTACGGAAATCACCGAAATCCCAAACTTTCTGGATGCCTGCAAAGAAGGTTTTGATATGGGACTTATTAGTGAAGCTGGTGTGCCCGGTGTTGCCGATCCAGGTGCCGAAATTGTAAAGTTAGCGCATCAAAATGGAATACAGGTAGTCCCTTTAGTTGGTCCTTCTTCTATATTACTAGCCATGATGGGCAGCGGTATGAATGGTCAGTCATTTAGTTTTAATGGCTACCTGCCTATCGATAAAAAAGAAAAGAAACAGGAGTTAAAAAACCTTGAGCGCATTTCTTCCGAAAAAAATATGGCCCAGGTTTTTATTGAAACACCGTACCGTAATAACAAACTTCTAGAGGATCTTCTCCAAATCTTACATCCAACCACACGGTTGTGCATTGCCTGCGATCTTACGCTACCCACAGAGTTTATCCTTAGCTTATCTATTAATGAATGGAAACAAAAAAAGGTAGATCTTCATAAAAGACCTACCATTTTTGTACTTCAAAAAGACTGA
- a CDS encoding GNAT family N-acetyltransferase — MLTLKGEKLYLRALEPEDLEFLHELENNEEFWEVSATQAPFSKYILKKYLENSHLDIYEVKQLRLVICNLDHRPIGLIDIFDFEPKDRRAAIGLLIANPEERQKGFGAESLSLVCKYCFKHLGLHQVYANITADNLRSLRLFENIGFTKAGLKKEWTFVNGRFKDEYLYQLINNNVH; from the coding sequence ATGCTAACCTTAAAAGGAGAAAAATTATATCTAAGAGCATTAGAACCTGAAGACCTCGAGTTTCTTCATGAGTTGGAGAATAACGAGGAGTTTTGGGAAGTAAGTGCAACCCAGGCTCCTTTTTCGAAATACATACTTAAAAAATATCTGGAAAATTCTCATCTTGATATTTATGAAGTAAAACAATTACGACTGGTTATCTGTAATCTGGACCATCGCCCTATTGGTTTGATTGATATTTTTGATTTTGAACCTAAAGATCGACGGGCGGCGATCGGACTTCTTATTGCAAATCCGGAAGAGCGACAAAAAGGCTTTGGAGCTGAAAGTTTATCACTGGTTTGCAAATATTGTTTTAAGCATTTAGGCCTACATCAGGTTTATGCCAACATAACAGCGGATAATTTGCGGAGTTTACGCCTTTTTGAAAATATAGGTTTTACAAAAGCGGGATTAAAAAAAGAATGGACGTTTGTAAATGGTCGTTTTAAGGACGAGTATTTATATCAACTAATTAACAATAATGTACATTAA
- a CDS encoding acyl-CoA thioesterase, producing the protein MKDHLSILKVRYAETDQMGVVHHGNYAQYLEIARIDWLEKIGISYKSMEKNGIMLPVYEMNFKFKKSAFFDDQLKIFTSLRQRPDVKIIFDYKIYNQDGELLTTANTVLVFMDAKTRRPIRCPDYVLEKL; encoded by the coding sequence ATGAAAGACCATTTATCTATACTAAAAGTACGATATGCAGAAACAGACCAAATGGGTGTTGTGCATCATGGTAATTATGCTCAGTATCTGGAAATTGCGCGAATTGACTGGCTTGAAAAAATTGGTATTTCCTATAAAAGTATGGAAAAAAACGGTATTATGCTACCAGTTTATGAAATGAATTTTAAGTTTAAGAAATCGGCTTTTTTTGACGACCAATTAAAGATTTTTACCAGTCTTAGACAGAGACCGGATGTAAAAATAATTTTTGATTATAAAATTTATAATCAGGACGGGGAATTGTTAACAACTGCCAACACCGTTTTAGTTTTTATGGATGCAAAAACTAGGCGCCCCATACGATGCCCGGATTATGTTTTGGAGAAGCTTTAG
- a CDS encoding low molecular weight protein-tyrosine-phosphatase, producing the protein MEKKKILMVCLGNICRSPLAEGVLKAKVNANEVYVDSAGTSNYHIDDLPDRRSIATAKKHNLDITDQRGRQLTKQDLKDFDHIFVMDNSNFRDAIALADSEEEKAKIKLILNEIFPGENVDVPDPYYGGDQGFENVYQMLDEATVKIVEKIKNGTY; encoded by the coding sequence ATGGAAAAGAAAAAAATCCTAATGGTTTGCCTGGGTAACATTTGTCGCTCTCCACTTGCAGAAGGAGTGCTAAAGGCAAAAGTAAATGCAAACGAAGTTTATGTAGATTCTGCCGGTACCAGCAACTATCATATTGATGATCTGCCCGATCGCCGATCTATCGCTACTGCCAAAAAGCATAATCTAGACATAACCGACCAGCGTGGTCGACAACTTACTAAACAGGATTTAAAAGATTTTGACCATATTTTTGTAATGGATAATTCAAATTTTCGTGATGCTATTGCTTTAGCTGATTCTGAAGAGGAAAAAGCAAAAATAAAACTCATTTTAAACGAGATTTTCCCCGGCGAAAATGTAGATGTTCCCGATCCTTATTATGGTGGTGATCAGGGCTTCGAAAATGTGTATCAAATGCTGGACGAAGCTACAGTGAAAATCGTTGAAAAAATAAAAAACGGAACTTACTAA